A window from Cryobacterium sp. SO1 encodes these proteins:
- the mpaB gene encoding daptide biosynthesis RiPP recognition protein: MNTEVKDSIAARTILEWVSGERTDVRRIFFIAAEANPAGLEHVLGRDDAVLLPAGCSWVPTRGRVVTYTGQMLDAGDELFLNDRGVEVQDYLSAGFIEIVGPTAVRFFDDAGWRAFLDDADLARMTGVFPSSLIDPRVVLADRDMFAADRLTSLPHAFRLEADGTIGLGMQGIPLGNAGNWDAAVGNLVSKADALGGAVPPEVVHADLGTHPWLPRYLNATELIKMLQLDNGTAKIDGFGWSNFEDERADAAPLAADPFMLEASSGLVLADVTTRRRQLLTPLTAEIVSAIQSSSSMELARDRVSARRDIDEDAAARLCIDAIELLNVNLGLQNAQLIGSPKNLG; this comes from the coding sequence TTGAATACTGAAGTAAAAGATTCCATCGCAGCACGCACAATTCTCGAGTGGGTCAGCGGAGAGCGAACCGATGTTCGGCGCATCTTCTTTATCGCTGCCGAGGCGAATCCTGCCGGCCTCGAGCATGTGCTCGGCCGAGATGACGCAGTACTGCTCCCAGCTGGTTGCAGCTGGGTACCGACCCGCGGCAGGGTAGTGACCTACACCGGACAAATGTTAGATGCCGGTGATGAACTCTTTCTCAATGACCGTGGGGTCGAAGTGCAAGACTACTTGTCGGCAGGATTCATTGAGATCGTTGGCCCTACCGCCGTGCGCTTTTTTGACGACGCCGGCTGGCGAGCGTTCCTTGACGATGCGGATCTCGCCCGAATGACCGGCGTGTTTCCGTCCTCGCTCATTGATCCACGCGTGGTCTTGGCAGACCGCGACATGTTCGCCGCCGACCGCTTGACATCGCTTCCTCACGCGTTCCGGCTGGAAGCAGATGGAACCATCGGCCTGGGCATGCAAGGCATTCCGCTCGGGAACGCAGGGAACTGGGATGCCGCTGTTGGCAACCTCGTGTCCAAAGCTGACGCCTTAGGGGGCGCTGTCCCTCCAGAGGTCGTGCACGCCGACTTGGGAACCCATCCATGGCTTCCGCGGTACCTGAATGCCACAGAACTGATCAAGATGCTGCAGCTCGACAATGGGACCGCGAAGATCGACGGGTTCGGATGGTCCAATTTCGAGGACGAACGCGCGGACGCGGCACCACTGGCAGCGGACCCGTTCATGCTTGAGGCGTCAAGCGGACTCGTCTTGGCTGACGTCACAACAAGACGACGTCAGCTACTGACACCACTCACCGCCGAAATCGTATCGGCGATCCAGAGCTCCAGTTCGATGGAACTGGCGCGCGACCGCGTATCCGCCCGACGAGACATCGACGAAGATGCTGCCGCGAGGCTGTGCATCGACGCAATCGAGCTTCTCAATGTGAATCTTGGCTTGCAGAATGCACAGCTGATCGGTTCACCAAAGAACCTGGGATGA
- a CDS encoding IS1634 family transposase: MARVDGKPKMVSERYLGSAADIAALHDGREAKSLPSKSQHLGFGDTAAVWEILNRLDVAGIIDDVVGARRSDAGASVGTYLVLAALNRVVAPTSKLGFAEWWKSTAADRFTKVPAGVLDHRRFWDAMHKVTGDQLAEIEQRLAVAMITTFDLDISALALDMTNFATYIDSANDKAPIAQRGKAKQKRTDLRLVGLGLVVTRDGGVPLVAHAYPGNRPDVTQFPLMIDLLSARHAALAAQAGRVAPAEMTVVFDAGQNSLSNFAHVTATGLSFVGSIPPSVVADLLALPASERRVVDKARFGGLSAVETRRTVYGSERRVILTHSPTLHDKQAVGFVQTLHKAHGLLTELAATLARGKTRRSTDQVTEEIRSITHDSWVRRVLNWDLTGSTPATHQLTFTVDDDARLALETEVFGKRVLVTDQDEWPIADVVAAYRSQSDAEFSFRQLKDPHVVSFSPMHHWTEHNIRVHTFTCVLALQIAHLMRRQTEQAGLHLSVRELLDQLEKIQETLMIYSSTGGRPKARRMLTTTTPTQDQLAEIFNLDQWAPKKS, translated from the coding sequence ATGGCCCGTGTCGACGGCAAGCCCAAGATGGTCTCCGAACGCTATCTGGGGTCAGCGGCCGATATTGCGGCGTTGCATGACGGGCGCGAGGCCAAATCGTTGCCGTCGAAGTCGCAGCACCTGGGCTTTGGAGACACGGCCGCGGTCTGGGAGATTCTGAACCGGCTCGACGTGGCTGGGATCATCGACGATGTCGTCGGCGCGCGCCGCAGTGACGCGGGAGCGTCAGTGGGGACCTATCTGGTGCTGGCTGCGCTGAACAGGGTCGTGGCCCCGACGTCGAAGCTGGGCTTTGCGGAGTGGTGGAAAAGCACCGCCGCGGACCGGTTCACGAAGGTGCCGGCTGGCGTGTTGGATCATCGTCGGTTCTGGGACGCGATGCATAAAGTCACCGGGGACCAGCTCGCTGAGATTGAGCAGCGACTCGCGGTGGCGATGATCACCACGTTCGACCTGGATATTTCGGCGTTGGCGTTGGATATGACCAACTTCGCGACCTACATCGATTCCGCTAACGACAAGGCGCCCATCGCTCAGCGCGGCAAAGCGAAGCAGAAACGCACCGACCTGCGCCTGGTCGGTCTGGGTTTAGTCGTCACCCGTGATGGCGGCGTGCCTCTGGTCGCCCACGCTTACCCCGGAAACCGGCCCGACGTGACCCAGTTCCCACTGATGATCGACCTCCTCAGCGCCCGCCATGCAGCCCTCGCTGCCCAAGCCGGACGAGTGGCGCCAGCAGAGATGACGGTCGTCTTCGACGCCGGCCAAAACTCTCTGAGCAACTTCGCCCACGTCACCGCCACCGGTCTCTCTTTCGTGGGGTCCATCCCACCATCCGTCGTCGCCGATCTGCTTGCCCTGCCCGCGAGCGAGCGCCGCGTCGTCGATAAGGCCCGATTCGGCGGGCTCAGCGCGGTCGAGACCCGCCGAACGGTTTACGGCTCTGAACGGCGTGTGATTCTCACGCACTCCCCGACCCTGCACGACAAACAAGCCGTCGGATTCGTGCAAACCCTCCACAAAGCCCACGGCCTCCTGACTGAACTCGCCGCGACGCTGGCGCGTGGGAAAACCCGGCGCAGCACCGACCAAGTCACCGAGGAAATCCGAAGCATCACCCACGACTCCTGGGTTCGCCGCGTCCTGAACTGGGACCTGACCGGCAGCACGCCAGCCACGCATCAGCTCACGTTCACGGTCGATGATGACGCCCGCCTCGCGTTGGAGACAGAGGTGTTTGGCAAGCGCGTCCTCGTCACCGACCAGGACGAGTGGCCGATCGCTGATGTCGTGGCAGCCTACCGATCACAATCTGACGCGGAGTTCAGTTTCCGCCAGCTCAAAGACCCCCACGTGGTGTCGTTCTCGCCCATGCATCACTGGACCGAGCACAACATCCGCGTGCACACCTTCACCTGTGTCCTGGCACTGCAAATCGCGCACCTCATGCGACGCCAAACAGAGCAGGCAGGCCTGCACCTCTCGGTCCGGGAGCTCCTCGACCAGCTCGAGAAGATCCAAGAGACCCTCATGATCTACTCCTCGACCGGTGGGCGTCCCAAAGCGCGCCGAATGCTCACCACGACGACCCCCACCCAGGACCAACTCGCCGAGATCTTCAACCTCGACCAGTGGGCCCCGAAGAAAAGTTAG
- the dnaB gene encoding replicative DNA helicase, translated as MSIAHLGYADQRGSDQRGSEYRSNSEPRHSERTPPHDLLAEQSALGGMMLSKDAVADVVETVRAADFYVPKHEIIFDAILSLYAQGEPTDVITVTDELTKLGEISRAGGADYLHTLTSLVPTAANAGFYATIVAERSMLRKLVDAGTRIAQMGYAGEGEVLDLVNTAQAEIYSITGSTETEDYVPLTDAVTAAIEDIEAAKLKDGQFTGVPTGFADLDELTNGFHGGQLIIVAARPALGKSTLALDFARAASIHHDMPSIFFSLEMGRSEIAMRLLAAEASVPLQSMRKGNVEARDWTTIAATRGRINDAPLYIDDSPNMTLVEIRAKCRRLKQRVGLKLVVIDYLQLMTSGKKVESRQQEVSEFSRALKLLAKELQVPVIALSQLNRGPEQRADKMPAISDLRESGSLEQDADMVILLHRESAYEKDNPRAGEADLIVAKHRNGPTRTVTVAFHGHYSRFADMVPGA; from the coding sequence GTGTCGATAGCTCACCTGGGTTACGCCGATCAACGCGGCTCAGATCAACGAGGCTCCGAGTACCGAAGCAACTCCGAACCCCGCCACTCCGAGCGCACCCCGCCGCACGATCTGCTGGCCGAGCAGAGTGCTCTGGGCGGCATGATGCTGAGCAAGGATGCCGTCGCCGACGTTGTCGAGACCGTGCGCGCCGCCGACTTCTACGTGCCCAAGCACGAGATCATCTTCGATGCGATCCTCTCGCTCTACGCGCAGGGTGAACCCACCGACGTCATTACCGTCACCGACGAGCTGACCAAGCTCGGCGAGATCTCCCGGGCCGGTGGCGCCGACTACCTACACACGCTCACCAGCCTGGTGCCCACCGCCGCCAACGCCGGGTTCTACGCGACCATCGTGGCCGAGCGGTCGATGCTCCGAAAGCTGGTCGACGCCGGAACCCGCATCGCGCAGATGGGCTACGCGGGGGAGGGCGAAGTCCTCGACCTGGTCAACACCGCCCAGGCCGAGATCTACTCGATCACCGGCAGCACCGAGACCGAAGACTACGTTCCCCTCACCGACGCCGTCACCGCCGCCATCGAGGACATCGAGGCCGCCAAGCTCAAGGACGGCCAGTTCACCGGAGTGCCCACCGGCTTCGCCGACCTCGACGAACTCACCAACGGCTTCCACGGCGGCCAGCTCATCATCGTCGCCGCGCGCCCCGCGCTCGGTAAGTCCACCCTCGCGCTCGACTTCGCCCGGGCCGCGTCGATCCACCACGACATGCCCAGCATCTTCTTCTCGCTCGAAATGGGCCGCAGCGAGATCGCCATGCGCCTGCTCGCCGCTGAGGCATCCGTGCCCCTGCAGAGCATGCGCAAGGGCAACGTCGAGGCGCGCGACTGGACCACCATCGCGGCCACCCGTGGGCGCATCAACGACGCCCCGCTCTACATCGACGACAGCCCCAACATGACCCTGGTCGAGATCCGCGCCAAATGCCGGCGGCTCAAGCAGCGGGTCGGCCTCAAGCTCGTCGTGATCGACTACCTGCAGCTGATGACATCGGGCAAGAAGGTCGAATCCCGCCAGCAGGAGGTCAGTGAATTCTCCCGAGCACTCAAGCTGCTCGCCAAAGAGCTGCAAGTGCCGGTGATCGCCCTGTCCCAGCTCAACCGTGGTCCCGAGCAGCGCGCCGACAAAATGCCCGCCATCTCCGACCTGCGCGAATCGGGCTCGCTCGAGCAGGACGCCGACATGGTGATCCTGCTGCACCGCGAGAGCGCGTACGAAAAAGACAACCCGCGCGCCGGCGAGGCCGACCTGATCGTGGCCAAGCACCGTAACGGTCCCACCCGCACCGTCACAGTGGCCTTCCACGGCCACTACTCCCGCTTCGCAGACATGGTGCCCGGCGCCTAG
- the rplI gene encoding 50S ribosomal protein L9: MSKLILTHEVSGLGTPGDIVDVKNGFARNYLLPQGFAVAWTRGGEKQIEQIKAARVAREHATLEEAQALKVTLENTKVKLVVKAGAGGRLFGSVKTADVAEAVAAAGLGAIDKRKIELSPIKATGEHTATVRLRDEVSATINLQVVAAK, translated from the coding sequence ATGTCGAAACTGATTCTGACGCACGAGGTCTCCGGCCTCGGCACCCCCGGTGACATCGTTGATGTCAAGAACGGGTTCGCTCGCAACTACCTTCTCCCCCAGGGCTTCGCTGTTGCGTGGACCCGCGGTGGCGAAAAGCAGATCGAGCAGATCAAGGCCGCCCGCGTAGCCCGCGAGCACGCCACCCTCGAAGAGGCCCAGGCTCTCAAGGTCACCCTTGAGAACACCAAGGTCAAGCTGGTCGTCAAGGCCGGCGCCGGCGGACGCCTGTTCGGCTCCGTCAAGACCGCAGACGTGGCCGAAGCGGTTGCCGCTGCCGGTCTCGGTGCCATCGACAAGCGCAAGATCGAGCTCAGCCCGATCAAGGCGACCGGTGAGCACACTGCGACGGTTCGTCTGCGCGACGAGGTCAGCGCGACCATCAACCTTCAGGTTGTAGCCGCCAAGTAG
- the rpsR gene encoding 30S ribosomal protein S18: MAGKSSGDRRKPLRGAKGGKNAAPAKSIRVGVIDYKDVPTLRKFISERGKIRARRITGVSVQEQRLIARAVKNAREMALLPYAGSGR, from the coding sequence ATGGCTGGAAAGTCGAGCGGCGACCGCCGCAAGCCGCTCCGCGGTGCTAAGGGTGGCAAGAACGCCGCTCCCGCGAAGTCGATCCGGGTTGGTGTCATCGATTACAAAGATGTCCCCACTCTTCGGAAGTTCATCTCAGAGCGTGGAAAGATTCGCGCCCGCCGCATCACCGGCGTCTCCGTCCAGGAGCAGCGTCTGATCGCGCGCGCCGTCAAGAACGCCCGCGAAATGGCCTTGCTGCCCTACGCCGGCTCAGGCCGGTAA
- a CDS encoding single-stranded DNA-binding protein, with amino-acid sequence MAGETVITVVGNLTSDPELRYTQNGLAVANFTIASTPRNFDRATSEWKDGEALFLRASVWREFAEHVAGSLTKGSRVIASGRLKQRSYETKEGEKRTSMELEIDEIGPSLRYATASLTRAQSSSAPRGGAPVAQQQGNDEPWAPSAPAANTGGGDVWNTPGNFSDETPF; translated from the coding sequence ATGGCCGGCGAGACCGTAATCACCGTGGTGGGCAACCTCACCAGCGATCCGGAACTGCGTTACACGCAGAACGGGCTGGCGGTAGCCAACTTCACCATTGCCTCTACTCCGCGCAATTTCGATCGCGCCACGAGTGAGTGGAAAGATGGCGAGGCACTGTTCCTGCGCGCGAGCGTTTGGCGTGAATTCGCCGAGCACGTGGCCGGTTCACTGACCAAGGGTTCCCGTGTCATCGCTTCCGGGCGTCTCAAGCAGCGTTCCTATGAGACCAAGGAAGGTGAAAAGCGCACGAGCATGGAGCTCGAGATCGACGAAATTGGTCCTTCGCTGCGCTACGCCACCGCCTCCCTCACGCGCGCGCAGTCGTCCTCTGCACCTCGCGGCGGCGCGCCCGTCGCGCAGCAGCAGGGTAACGACGAGCCCTGGGCACCCAGCGCCCCCGCAGCCAACACTGGCGGCGGAGACGTTTGGAACACCCCGGGCAACTTCAGCGACGAGACCCCCTTCTAA